The Apostichopus japonicus isolate 1M-3 chromosome 12, ASM3797524v1, whole genome shotgun sequence sequence ACTTCATTTACACTGAATATGTAACAAATGGAACACTGAAAGACTTCCTGGGTCAAAGTTCAGATGGATGTGAATATTCAACATCTATTTACAGCCCTCATGATGACTCAGCTACCGCGtatgtaaaaataaaacagttggCGTCGTTCTGCTATGAGGTTTTGGATGCAATGATTTTTCTAGAATCAATAGACGTAAGTTGTGAAACGTATAGGCTAGCTAATAATGTAAAACGTGTCAATAAAAACAGCCATGTTTTTATTTCTAGTGATCGTCACCACCAACTGGCGTTCCTGCTCTCAATGATGGTGTTCGATTACCGTCTGAAGAACACGTTAGCCTAAGCAAGTGAAATAATAGCTAAAGGCATAATCATATTTGACCTGCTCCTCTCATAGTTCTAGAACTATACGTGTAAATGTGTCTATTAGGACGAAAGGTTAATAATATTGACGCACAACTAATTTACAGGATTCTTAATATGATACAAATATATTTGGGTTCCTTTACTTTAAAGTTACTACATTCTAGAATTAATACCTATGCGTTGCCAACCAGATAAAGTCAAGTATTGTTGGGTGAAATGCTATTCTAGTCAATTATCTTTATATAAAATTGCATTcttgtattttcatgttaaatTCCATCGAGACCACAGACGAATATTTGCCCACGAGACATAAACTTGTTATTTGATTTATCACTCTAACACACGCATCAGTAATAAAATACGTCAAGAAATATTGTGGTAGTTGCAATATTTCATGACTAAAGTAAATATATCgtgcccatatatatatatatatctgatttCTATTAAAGGAGCACTTGCATTAGGTATAGGTATATTTATTGTGATATTGTAAGTTCAGATGATTATATTCCACTGATTATAATTTCTCAGTGCGATCATCCTGGAGTTTGTGCCAAAAAGGTTCTTATGAATTCCAGAGATGTCTGTAAATTATATGATTTCAACGCCTGTTCTACCACCAAGAAGTTTATATCCGGCATAGACTTTGAGGTACGTACTGTATGGAAACCTTATGTGGGACAAATAACTCAAAATGTGTATTTTGGCTTAAGATCCACTTTATATTTACTTCAACTTGAAACATCACATCGCATGAACTGATAactttgtaaaatatatttaattttcttatatGTCCAATTAAACTTTCTTAAAGTGGATAAAGTACATAGTTAACATATGTTAGTTGATTTGAATGCTAAAGGAAGTTAAAATCACAATCTTGTTATCATGTAATCAAAATCATGTAATTTATATAAAACTGATGGCGCTAACCAACTTAGATGTTTCAATGTAAACTTGGAAAAGTGCCCCTCTTTGTGTGTGTCGCAGGTACTTCAGGCTTAGCTGCCTCAAAACGTTTTTCTGCTTCCATCAGAATAGATCGCCGATGACATTGTACCCTCCACTATAACATTAAGTCGTTTTAAAATTTACGAGGTATCacgtaaatgtatatattttactgaCACTATACTATAATTTGCAGAGATGCAGCCGGCTCCCATGGTTTGCACCAGAAACAATATTCAAACGTGAATACAGTCGTTCGAGTGATTCCTGGTCTTTTGCAGTATTCATGTGGGAGGTCTACTCAAACGGTAAAATAACGATGATACCAATTTGGTCAAGGAAGCTACCATGCTAGAAAGAATGTTTCACTGACTGTTTCACTGAgccagaaaaacaaaatattatgtgtattcTCTCTATTGCTTGCACCAAATGAAGTTATAAAAGCTcactttgtatttttgttgcataAATGACTGAAAACCCtgacaaatgaatgaaatgatatGTTACATTAGTATGAGTCTTGCATATAGTTCAAGATTTTAAACGTTTAAACCAGTTGGCATTTTCCTACAGATCTGAGGTACAATTTCTTCTTTAGTCGGTTATTAAAAACATTCTTAAGTAATTACTATGTGATTTCAAATTGtaacaaaattaaatcgcaCATGCAAGTATATAGAAGTGAGCAAGCTGCGTAACATTTACGAGAACACTCTATGAACATGATTTCTTCATCAACAATTCGTTTTGTCTGTCCTTGACTGAATTATTGTTCATAGGCCTACACGGATTATTTTCTTGTCGCAGGTGGGACACCATTTATCCAGAGAACATTAGGCGACATTAAATCTGCATTTGATGAAAGCCCTCCTCTGTCGCAACCAAACCGTTGTCCAAATGAAATGTAAGCATTATACACATTAAATATAGCACAATTTAACATCGTATTATAACATTTTTGCTAATTTCAATGTAATCTGTACTACTATACT is a genomic window containing:
- the LOC139976851 gene encoding fibroblast growth factor receptor 2-like, which produces MIRWTASLQNGNRPPFIANTLPDSSSRDDWCEIRLFAEYLRSIPKHVNIVDIVGCDTNKTPHFIYTEYVTNGTLKDFLGQSSDGCEYSTSIYSPHDDSATAYVKIKQLASFCYEVLDAMIFLESIDCDHPGVCAKKVLMNSRDVCKLYDFNACSTTKKFISGIDFERCSRLPWFAPETIFKREYSRSSDSWSFAVFMWEVYSNGGTPFIQRTLGDIKSAFDESPPLSQPNRCPNEIYLLMKRCFCLQPETRIKLAKLKKGLKRFIDGESVIYTKTYSHSLYR